From Bradyrhizobium sp. sBnM-33:
ATAGAACGACGCGCTCAGCTTGGGCGTACGACGCTTGGAATCGAAGTCGACGTGGTAGATACCGAAGCGCTGCTCATAGCCATCAGACCATTCGAAATTATCCATCAGGCTCCATAGGAAGTATCCGAGCACGGGCACGCCCTCGGATGTCGCGCGCTGCAATTGCGTGAGATAATTGCGCAGATACATGATGCGATCGACGTCGTAGATGGTGCCGTCCGGCGCCGGCTGGTCGCTTCCTGACGTTCCGTTCTCGGTGATATAGATCGACTTCACGTTCCACAGTTTTGCGACATGACGCGGAACCCAGTAGATGGCCTCGGGGCCGGGCCTGAGCCAGCTCGCTTTCATGTGCGGAAACGAGGTGGGAAACGGCGCCAGCGTGAAGCCGCGCTCGTTGTCGGCGGCAACGACATAATGGTCGGGTGTATAGACATTCAGCCCAACGAAATCGATCGGGGATGAAATGACGCGCAGATCATCGGCGGTGAATTTCGGTGCGTCTTGGCCGGACCTCGCCAGATACGCCTCGGTATATTTTCCTTCGAGCATCACGGTCAGATAGCCGGCGTTGAGTTCGCGCGTCGCGGTCTCGGCGGCGCGGATGTTGGCTGATGTTTCGATGGCAGGGATGCAGCTCACGGCATTTTCCGCCGGACCGACCTTCGTTCCGGCACGCCCATGGGCGCGGATGGCCTGAACCGCGAGACCATGTCCCAGCGCAACGTGGTGACGGACCTGGTTCAATCCTGACTGAGGCAGTTTGAGGCCTGGCGCGTCGGCACCGAGGCCGTGGCCGAGATGAACGAGCCTGGAGCATTCGTTGATTGTGAAGAAATGCTTCACGCGATCACTCAAGCGGGCAGTGACATGGGCGGCGTAGTCCGCGAAAGCCTTTGAGGTATCGCGCGAAGTCCAGCCGCCGAAGCGATCCTGCAGCGCTTGCGGCAGGTCCCAATGATACAGCGTCGCAAACGGTTCGATGCCATTCGCCAACAACTCGTCGATAAGGCGGTGATAGAAATCGAGGCCCTGTGGATTTGCCGACCCTATCCCATTCGGGAAGGCGCGCGGCCATGCGATCGAGAATCGATAGGCTTTTGTGCCCAGCGACTTCATGAGTTGGACGTCTTGCTTGTAGAGACGATAATGGTCGGTCGCGGTGTCGCCATTGCTGCGATCGGAGATGGTGCCGGGCGTGTGGGCAAAGCGGTCCCAGATCGACGGCCCGCGGCCGTCTTCGTTGACAGCGCCCTCGACCTGATAGGCCGAGGTGGCAGTGCCCCACAGAAAACCGTTCGGAAAGCTCAAGGCCTTTTGATGTATTCCGGTCGCGTGATTCGATTGCGCCGTGCTGGACTTGGCTGACAGCATCGACATGCCAAACGCCGACCAGCCTGCAAGTCTGCCAAATTGTCGCCGGGAAAATCTCTTGAATGCCATCATTTCACTCGTCAGGCGCGATAATTTTGCGCAAACAAAGCTCACTTTTGAAGGAGCTTAATATCACGGCTTCCGTGCTCTCGCGCAATTGTACACATGGCGGGACCAGCGGGTCGACATGCCTGTCGCGCACGGCTAAACAGGCTCGTCTATTCGTCCTATTAGGGGAGCAGGACCAATCGGCTTTCGCACGCCGCTGGCGCTTTTATTTCTATCGCTGGGCATCGTTGTCGCAGTGTGGTGGTGGCTGGCCACGCCGGTAGCGCTGACGCGCGCGCCGATTGATGATGCATCGAAGCTGGAGTGCGTTTCCTACGCGCCGTTCCGCAACGATCAGACGCCGCATGACCCGACGCTTATCGTCAAGCCGGAGCAGATCGCGGAGGATCTGAAGGAGCTTGCCAAGGTCTCCCAATGCATCCGCACTTATTCCATCGATAACGGGCTGGACAAGGTGCCCGAGCTTGCATCCAGGGTCGGATTGAAGGTTCTGCTCGGCGTTTGGATCGGGCGTGATCGCGCGAAGAACGCGCAACTCGCCGACATTGCGGTCTCGCTGGTGAAGGATCATCCCGGCACGGTCGCAGCGCTCATCGTTGGCAGCGAAGTGCTGCTGCGCGGCGACATGACCGTCGGCGACCTTCGCCAAACGATCCAGTCGGTCAAGCCGCGCGTGGACATTCCGGTGACCTATGCCGATGTCTGGGAATTCTGGCTGCGTTACCGTGAAGTTGGCGCCGATGTCGATTTCGTCACCGCTCATTTCCTGCCCTATTGGGAAGACGTTCCTCCGCGCGCCGAGGATGCGGCCGCGCATGTCGATGATGTCCGCAAGCAGGTCGTCGCGGCCTTTCCGGGCAAAGAGATTTTGATCGGTGAGACCGGTTGGCCAAGCCACGGGCGGATGCGCGACGGCGCGCTGGCTTCCCGCGTCAACCAGGCACGTTTCATTTCCGAGATTCTCGAACGGGCAAGGCGCGACAATTTTCGCGTCAATCTGTTCGAGGCCTATGACGAGCCGTGGAAGCGCCGCTGGGAAGGAACGGTAGGTGGCTATTGGGGACTGTTCGACGGGGCCGAACGCAAGCTGAAATATCCGGCCGGCGTCGCCATCAGCAACTACCCGTTCTGGAAGCTGCAGATGGCAGGCGGGCTGCTTCTTTGCCTCTGTGTGTTCGCCGTTGCCTGGTTCACGCGGAAGCGCCAGCCGGCGTTGCCGCCGTTGGCATCGTGGGCCGCGGTCGCCGCATCCGCGACCGCTGGCGGGATGTTGCTGGGCATCAGCATCGACAAGATGCTCCAGGAAAGCTACGGGCTCGGCGGTTGGCTAGTTCAGGGTTTTCTGCTGACGGCTGCAGTGACAGCGCCGCTGCTGGCCACCTACGCGCTGATGTCGGGGCGGGGGCTTCCGGCGTTTCTTGAAGTGTTGGGGCCGCGCAAGGGCCTGACCCCATTGTTCATGAGCAACATACTGGGCGTGACGCTGATCGTGACGACGCTCATTGCCGCGCAGACCGCGCTCAGTCTGGTATTCGACGCGCGCTGGCGCGATTTCCCGTTCGCCGCCCTGACCATGGCCGTGGTGCCGTTCTGGACATTGGCGTTTCTCAAGGGTTCGAAATCCGGCGAGCGGCCGCTTGCCGAAGCCGTGTTTGCCGGGCTGTTCGCGCTGGCTGCGATCTATATCGTCTTTAACGAAGGCTTCCAGAACTGGCAGGCGATGTGGACCGGCGCAGTGTATCTGCTGCTCGGCAGCGCGCTGTGGCGGGCGCGCACGCCTGCCGTGGCCTGAGTTCACGGCTCGGGCTGACGCCTCTCACGCGCCGCGGACGATCTCGCGCACCAGCCCGACCGTCTCCTCGACCATCGCAGCGCTAACGTCGAGATGCGTGCAGGCGCGAATGCGGCCGTCCATCATCGCGAGCAGCACGCCGCGCTTGCGCAAGGCCTCGATCATCTTGTCGCCCGCGACGCCCGCTCTATCAGGCTTGAAGAACACCAGGTTGGTCTCAGGCTCTTGCACCTCGATGCCGTTGATCTGCGACAGCCCTCGCGCCAGCGCACGCGCATTGGCGTGATCGTCGGCGAGGCGGTCGACGTGATGGTCGAGCGCGTAGACGCAGGCCGCGGCGCAAATGCCGGCCTGCCGCATCGATCCGCCGAGGCGCTGCTTCCAGCGCCAGACATCGTCGATGAAGGCGCGCGACCCCGCGATCACGCCGCCGATCGGCGCACCAAGGCCTTTTGAGAAATCGATCCAGGCGGAATCCCATCCTGCGGCCATGTCGCGCGCCGATATTTTGGTGGCGACGCAAGCGTTCAACAGCCGCGCGCCATCCATATGGGTGATGAGCCTGTTCGCCTTGGCGATCTCCACGATTTTGTCCAGCGCCGCCTTCTTCCAAATCGTGCCACCGCCGATATTGGCGGTTTGCTCGACGCTGACGACGGCCTGCGGCGGCTGATAACGCGAGCGCGGGTGCAGCGCAGCGCGGAATGTTTCCGGCGTGAATTGTCCGTCCTCGCCCGGCAGCGGCGTGATCTGGAATCCGCCCAGCGCTGCATGCGCGCCGCCTTCGCGGGCGATGATATGGGCGGTGGCATGGGCCAGAATTTCATCGCCCGGCCGGCAATGGGCGAGGGTGGCCGCGACGTTGCACATGGTGCCGGAGGGCATGAACACGGCGGCTTCCTTGCCGAGCAGCTCAGCCACGCGCTCGCAAAGCAAATTCACGGTCGGATCGTCGCCGATCTGCTCGTCGCCGACTTCCGCCCGCGCCATCGCCTCCCGCATCGCGGGCGTCGGTCGCGTCTGCGTATCCGACAACAGGTTGATGCGGATCGGATCGGCCTTAGGATCGCGCGGGGCAGGGGTGTAGTGCATGGCAGTTTCTCGTCTCTTTTCAACTTGATGGCGGGACAGAAATTATCTGAACCGCAGATTTTCGCGAGAGAGCTGATTGATCGCAGTGCATCCCATCAGCTTCATTCCCCGCTCGAGTTCCGACCGCATCAGGTCGAGAGCCCGCTCGACGCCGGCCTGGCCGGCCGCCGCGAGAGGATAGAGATAATAGCGTCCAACGCCTACGGCCTTGGCTCCAAG
This genomic window contains:
- a CDS encoding threonine aldolase family protein; its protein translation is MHYTPAPRDPKADPIRINLLSDTQTRPTPAMREAMARAEVGDEQIGDDPTVNLLCERVAELLGKEAAVFMPSGTMCNVAATLAHCRPGDEILAHATAHIIAREGGAHAALGGFQITPLPGEDGQFTPETFRAALHPRSRYQPPQAVVSVEQTANIGGGTIWKKAALDKIVEIAKANRLITHMDGARLLNACVATKISARDMAAGWDSAWIDFSKGLGAPIGGVIAGSRAFIDDVWRWKQRLGGSMRQAGICAAACVYALDHHVDRLADDHANARALARGLSQINGIEVQEPETNLVFFKPDRAGVAGDKMIEALRKRGVLLAMMDGRIRACTHLDVSAAMVEETVGLVREIVRGA
- a CDS encoding GH1 family beta-glucosidase yields the protein MSMLSAKSSTAQSNHATGIHQKALSFPNGFLWGTATSAYQVEGAVNEDGRGPSIWDRFAHTPGTISDRSNGDTATDHYRLYKQDVQLMKSLGTKAYRFSIAWPRAFPNGIGSANPQGLDFYHRLIDELLANGIEPFATLYHWDLPQALQDRFGGWTSRDTSKAFADYAAHVTARLSDRVKHFFTINECSRLVHLGHGLGADAPGLKLPQSGLNQVRHHVALGHGLAVQAIRAHGRAGTKVGPAENAVSCIPAIETSANIRAAETATRELNAGYLTVMLEGKYTEAYLARSGQDAPKFTADDLRVISSPIDFVGLNVYTPDHYVVAADNERGFTLAPFPTSFPHMKASWLRPGPEAIYWVPRHVAKLWNVKSIYITENGTSGSDQPAPDGTIYDVDRIMYLRNYLTQLQRATSEGVPVLGYFLWSLMDNFEWSDGYEQRFGIYHVDFDSKRRTPKLSASFYRETIAKNAVA
- a CDS encoding glycosyl hydrolase family 17 protein, with amino-acid sequence MWWWLATPVALTRAPIDDASKLECVSYAPFRNDQTPHDPTLIVKPEQIAEDLKELAKVSQCIRTYSIDNGLDKVPELASRVGLKVLLGVWIGRDRAKNAQLADIAVSLVKDHPGTVAALIVGSEVLLRGDMTVGDLRQTIQSVKPRVDIPVTYADVWEFWLRYREVGADVDFVTAHFLPYWEDVPPRAEDAAAHVDDVRKQVVAAFPGKEILIGETGWPSHGRMRDGALASRVNQARFISEILERARRDNFRVNLFEAYDEPWKRRWEGTVGGYWGLFDGAERKLKYPAGVAISNYPFWKLQMAGGLLLCLCVFAVAWFTRKRQPALPPLASWAAVAASATAGGMLLGISIDKMLQESYGLGGWLVQGFLLTAAVTAPLLATYALMSGRGLPAFLEVLGPRKGLTPLFMSNILGVTLIVTTLIAAQTALSLVFDARWRDFPFAALTMAVVPFWTLAFLKGSKSGERPLAEAVFAGLFALAAIYIVFNEGFQNWQAMWTGAVYLLLGSALWRARTPAVA